The following are encoded in a window of Lactobacillus panisapium genomic DNA:
- a CDS encoding phosphocarrier protein HPr, with the protein MEKRDFHVIAETGIHARPATLLVQAASKFGSDINLEYNGKSVNLKSIMGVMSLGVGKNADVTISADGDDEKDAIAAISETMKKEGLAE; encoded by the coding sequence ATGGAAAAACGCGATTTTCATGTTATTGCAGAAACAGGTATTCATGCTCGTCCAGCAACTTTGTTAGTTCAAGCTGCTTCAAAGTTTGGTTCAGACATCAACCTTGAATACAATGGTAAGTCAGTTAACTTGAAGTCAATCATGGGTGTTATGTCACTTGGTGTTGGTAAGAATGCCGATGTTACTATTAGTGCTGATGGTGATGACGAAAAAGACGCAATTGCTGCTATTTCTGAAACAATGAAAAAAGAGGGTTTGGCTGAATAA